The DNA segment CGGGGAAGGTGAGCTCGGCCGCCACGAACGTGCCCGCGAACGCCAGCGCCGGGGCGACGCCGCGCTGGGTGACGCGCGCGAAGAGCCACGCGTGGAGCGCGCTCCGGCCGCCCTGGAAGGCCGCGACCACGAGCACGAAGAACGCGCAGATGGGCGCCGGAAAGCCGCTGAAGGTCTTCAGCATCGACATGAGCCAGTAGAAGCCCGTCGCGTTCATGGTCGTGCCCTGGAGCAGACCGAGCCACGCCGCGCGGCGGGGTGTCTGGCCGAGCAGCACGACGTAGAACGGCACGAACGCCACGATCGCGAGCGGCCACAGGTTCACGCCCGGAAACGCGAGGAAATACAGCAGCCCCGAGAGGAACGCGCCCGCGGCGGCGAGGCCCGTGGGGAGCGGCCGGTCGGCGAGTGTACGGCGGTCGTTCGACGACGGCGCCGCGGTCGGCGGCGGCGCCGCGGGTGGCGAAGCAGGTTCGGATGCGCTCACGGCGGGGCTCACTCGGTGCGGAGGATGACGTGGAAGCCGAACGGCGTCTCGACGACGTCGGAGAGCTGGCCGACGCGCATGCGAAAGGCGACCTCCTCGAACGCGGGCACCATGCGTCCGCGGCCGAAGCGGCCGAGCGCGCCTCCGCGCCCCGCGGCGCCTGGCTCGTCCGAGTACTCGGTGACGAGCCGCGTGAAGCTCTCGCCGCGTCGAGCGCGCACGAGGACCTTCTGCGCGAGCGCCTCGGCTTGTTCACGCGTGCGCACGACCGAGGCGGGCGCACGCTCGGCGCCAAGGAACTGCACGAGGATGTGACGCGCCCCGATCTCCTTCGGGAGCGTGGTGCCGGGCGGGGCGAGCTCCATGGGAGGTGCCTCGCTCGACGGCGCGGGCGTGCCTCCGGTCTCCGGCGTGGCGCCGGGGGCCGTGGGCGCGCCAGAGGCTGCAGGGGCCTCCGGGGCGGGCGAGCGGGCCAACGAGGTCTCACCGTCGGGCGTCGCGAGCTGCACGGGCGCGGACCCGCAGGCCGCGAGCAGGAGGGCGGTCGACGGCAGGAGCCAGCCTCCTGCGCGGGTCATTTCTTCCCGCCGGGCCGATCGTGGCCGGGGTGGGCTGGCGCTCCTTCTGGATTCTTCTTGATCTCCAGGAGCTCGACCTCGAACAGCAGCGTCGAGTTCGGCGGGATGACCGGCGGGGCGCCGCGCGCGCCGTAGGCCTTGGAGGGCGGGATGACGAGCTTTCGCTTGCCGCCCGGCTTCATGCCGGCCACGCCCTCGTCCCACCCCTTGATGACCTGGCCCTGGCCGAGCGGAAAATCGAAGGGTTTCCCGTGCTTGCGCGAGGCGTCGAACTCCTTGCCGTCGACCAGGGTGCCGACGTAGTGCACCGACACCACGTCGCCAGCCTTCGCCTCCGGGCCCTTGCCGACGACGACGTCGGTCTTCTTGAGCGGCTCCTCGGGGGCGGCCGGCTTGTCGGCGGGCTTGGGCGCGGGACGGTCCGCGGCCTTCGCCGTGCCTTCGGGCTGAGCCGGCTCTGCCTTGGCGGCGGGGCCGGGGTCCTTCGTGACCGTGATGGGCTCGTCGGGCGCGGGGGCCGTGAGGTTCGAGCAGCCGACGAGCGCGAGCGCCACGAGCGCAGCGGGGAGGCGGAGCGGGCGGCGGACGTGAGCGGGGGCGCGAGGGGGAGTGTCTGCGATCATGGGCAGGCGCACCGTACCCGGCTCTGCGATGAAGTAAAGAGCCAGGCGGCCCTCGCGCTGCCCGATCGCGCGGTGGATCCATGGGGTATACGTCGAGAGAGGTCCGCCGCCATGGCCCGCGTGCTGCACATCGAAGACGACCCTCGCAACCGGCTGCTGGTCCGCAAGCTGCTGCTGGCGGAGGGGCACGAGGTCGTCGACGCCGTGGACGGCCTCGAGGGCGTACGCCTCGCCCTCGCGGAGCGACCGGATCTCGTCCTGGTCGACATCAACCTGCCGGGCCTCGACGGCTACGAGGTCACCCTCCGCCTGCGCACCGAGCCCTCCCTCGCGAGGGTGCCCATCATCGCGATCACCGCCGAGGGCGATCGCGACACCACCGTGGCCGTCGGCTGCGACGGGTTCCTCGAGAAGCCCATCGACGCGCGCCGTTTCGGCGAAGAGGTCGGTCGCTATCTGAAG comes from the Myxococcales bacterium genome and includes:
- a CDS encoding peptidylprolyl isomerase, whose amino-acid sequence is MTRAGGWLLPSTALLLAACGSAPVQLATPDGETSLARSPAPEAPAASGAPTAPGATPETGGTPAPSSEAPPMELAPPGTTLPKEIGARHILVQFLGAERAPASVVRTREQAEALAQKVLVRARRGESFTRLVTEYSDEPGAAGRGGALGRFGRGRMVPAFEEVAFRMRVGQLSDVVETPFGFHVILRTE
- a CDS encoding FKBP-type peptidyl-prolyl cis-trans isomerase, with amino-acid sequence MIADTPPRAPAHVRRPLRLPAALVALALVGCSNLTAPAPDEPITVTKDPGPAAKAEPAQPEGTAKAADRPAPKPADKPAAPEEPLKKTDVVVGKGPEAKAGDVVSVHYVGTLVDGKEFDASRKHGKPFDFPLGQGQVIKGWDEGVAGMKPGGKRKLVIPPSKAYGARGAPPVIPPNSTLLFEVELLEIKKNPEGAPAHPGHDRPGGKK